A window of the Lactuca sativa cultivar Salinas chromosome 5, Lsat_Salinas_v11, whole genome shotgun sequence genome harbors these coding sequences:
- the LOC128126033 gene encoding uncharacterized mitochondrial protein AtMg00240-like, whose product MGESKVKVPMAFGTNLTPSLEKPTANMTLYRQMIGSLMYLTASRPDVMFSVYYCAMFQDNPHEPHMMAVKNIFRYLKRTSSLGLWYPTKSGFFVQAFSDADLGGCGLDRKSTTGGCQFIDGKLVSFQSKKQICVSLSIVEA is encoded by the coding sequence atgggagagtcaaaagtgaaggttcccaTGGCGTTTGGCACGAACTTAACACCTTCTCTGGAAAAACCGACTGCTAACATGACCCTCTATCGCCAAATGATAGGGTCTTTGATGTATTTAACAGCTAGTCGACCAGACGTAATGTTTTCTGTTTATTATTGTGCAATGTTTCAAGATAATCCACACGAACCTCACATGATGGCTGTaaagaatatttttcgatatttgaagcgaacctcatctcttGGTTTATGGTACCCTACGAAATCAGGATTCTTCGtacaagcattttcagatgctgatttaggggGTTGCGGTTTAGaccgaaaaagcacaactggcggGTGTCAATTTATCGATGGCAAGCTGGTGAGTtttcaatcaaagaaacaaatatGTGTTTCGTTGTCAATAGTTGAGGCTTAA